Proteins from a single region of Nakamurella deserti:
- a CDS encoding LacI family DNA-binding transcriptional regulator, with product MNTDQPLVRPRAPGMYDVARAAGVSHQTVSRVLNAHPRVREETRARVLAAIEELGYRRNTAARALVTRRSGTLGVVTARSALYGPTSVMLALEAAAREAGYYVSLVSLADTSAEQIQAALEHFQDQSVEGVVIIASTPDLADDRLTAGLPMPVVTISPLAAPHDGVYVTAVDHLLGGRMATRHLVDLGHRRLAFIGGPADSLDSTARQRGWELESAAAGLPEGRLLRGDWSAQSGYDAGRQLVRRALPDAVFAGNDEMALGLLLALHEAGFSAPHDISVVGFDDIPGAAFFSPPLTTVRQDFSSLGVGCIDLLSSALQGRPALEPVLVPPELVVRGSTAARAAR from the coding sequence GTGAACACCGACCAGCCGCTCGTGCGCCCCCGGGCGCCCGGCATGTACGACGTGGCCCGGGCGGCGGGTGTCTCGCACCAGACCGTGTCCCGGGTGCTCAACGCCCACCCCCGGGTCCGCGAGGAGACCCGGGCCCGGGTGCTCGCGGCCATCGAGGAGCTCGGGTACCGCCGCAACACCGCGGCCCGGGCGCTGGTGACCCGCCGTTCGGGCACCCTCGGGGTGGTCACCGCGCGCAGCGCCCTCTACGGGCCCACCAGCGTGATGCTCGCGCTCGAGGCCGCCGCCCGCGAGGCGGGGTACTACGTGTCGCTGGTCAGCCTGGCCGACACCTCGGCCGAGCAGATCCAGGCGGCGTTGGAGCACTTCCAGGACCAGAGTGTCGAGGGTGTCGTCATCATCGCCTCCACGCCGGACCTCGCCGACGACCGCCTGACGGCGGGGCTGCCGATGCCGGTCGTCACCATCTCCCCGCTGGCCGCTCCGCACGACGGCGTCTACGTGACCGCCGTCGACCACCTGCTCGGCGGCCGGATGGCGACCCGGCACCTCGTCGACCTCGGGCACCGCCGCCTCGCTTTCATCGGAGGGCCGGCCGACTCGCTGGACTCCACCGCCCGCCAGCGCGGGTGGGAGCTCGAGTCCGCCGCCGCCGGGTTGCCCGAGGGGCGGCTGCTGCGTGGCGACTGGTCGGCCCAGTCCGGGTACGACGCCGGCCGGCAGCTCGTGCGGCGCGCACTGCCCGACGCCGTCTTCGCCGGTAACGACGAGATGGCCCTCGGGCTGCTGCTCGCCCTGCACGAGGCCGGATTCAGTGCGCCGCACGACATCTCGGTCGTCGGCTTCGACGACATCCCGGGAGCGGCGTTCTTCTCACCGCCCCTGACCACCGTGCGCCAGGACTTCTCGTCGTTGGGCGTCGGCTGCATCGACCTGCTGTCGTCGGCCCTGCAGGGCCGCCCGGCGCTCGAGCCGGTGCTGGTGCCGCCGGAGCTCGTCGTGCGGGGGAGCACCGCGGCGCGCGCCGCCCGCTGA